A region from the Silene latifolia isolate original U9 population chromosome 7, ASM4854445v1, whole genome shotgun sequence genome encodes:
- the LOC141590560 gene encoding LOW QUALITY PROTEIN: uncharacterized protein LOC141590560 (The sequence of the model RefSeq protein was modified relative to this genomic sequence to represent the inferred CDS: substituted 2 bases at 2 genomic stop codons): MGGLFSSNPNSSDRINNIGRASSFSTTKSGNRSPNFVGLISYIQLLHLLIFTESQQNSRRMNSKSRGLVSYLPLYKAALKGRWEEARTFLDKNPEAFTMKITIASETALHIAVGTGKYVTPFVEKMVRKMSPEELALTDQNGDSVLFVAAMVGNLDAAKILVHKNPNLPNISNKSDLPIHRAAQYGHKTMILYLMNVTRSDVEHNPFSGESGVKLLVHVIVAEFYDIALELVELYPELATLELNGFGSPLNVLAEKHTAFPSGSQIKLWPKIMNPCKFLLHLHPDVIXIXFSFYTNYKKVKLMRHQVVELAKLLRMEIMELDDAKAFSLLQPPLYLAAKLGVHEIIEDIVEALPPAIWSSNEENHNVFQLAVTHRREKVFNLIYQMSEYSNLVTRYIDSQGNNILHLAGRLPSTDRLNLVSGAALQMQRELQWFKAVEKLAHHALKAAKNKDGKNPAVVFSESHGDLVKEGEKWLKNTATSCTVVAALIATVVFAAAITVPGGNDQIDGTPLFIKPAHHGARAFAVFGVFDAVSLFSSVASIIMFLSILTSRYSEADFYFTLPNLLTIGLTMLFVSITSMMIAFGSTLYLVFGQGKPWRLGLIFSLATMPVSSFIILQYPLLRDMAYATYGLGIFRQRSSRQLH; this comes from the exons ATGGGTGGATTATTTTCATCGAACCCAAATTCCAGTGACAGAATCAACAACATTGGTAGAGCTTCTTCATTTTCCACCACCAAGTCCG GAAATCGGTCACCCAATTTTGTGGGTCTTATTTCATATATCCAACTACTGCATTTGTTAATTTTTACAGAGTCCCAGCAAAATAGTAGGAGGATGAATAGCAAGTCAAGGGGGCTTGTTAGCTACTTACCGCTCTACAAAGCTGCACTTAAAGGTCGATGGGAAGAAGCAAGAACATTCCTAGACAAAAATCCAGAAGCCTTTACTATGAAGATTACAATTGCCTCAGAAACAGCACTCCACATAGCTGTTGGTACTGGAAAATACGTAACACCTTTTGTTGAAAAGATGGTTAGGAAAATGTCACCAGAAGAATTGGCCCTTACTGACCAAAATGGTGACAGTGTCCTATTTGTGGCCGCAATGGTGGGTAATCTTGATGCTGCTAAGATTTTGGTGCACAAGAATCCTAATTTGCCCAATATATCTAACAAATCAGACTTACCAATACATAGGGCTGCTCAATACGGACACAAAACTATGATTTTATATTTAATGAATGTTACCAGATCCGATGTAGAGCATAATCCATTTTCAGGCGAATCTGGTGTTAAACTTCTTGTCCATGTTATTGTTGCAGAATTTTATG ATATAGCCCTTGAATTGGTTGAGTTGTATCCAGAATTGGCCACTCTAGAACTAAATGGTTTTGGCTCTCCTTTAAATGTGTTAGCTGAGAAGCATACCGCATTTCCTAGTGGAAGCCAGATCAAACTTTGGCCAAAAATTATGAATCCATGTAAGTTTCTTCTGCACCTGCATCCTGATGTCATATAAATCTGAT TTTCATTCTACACAAACTATAAAAAAGTAAAGCTGATGCGTCATCAAGTAGTCGAGCTTGCGAAACTCTTACGTATGGAAATCATGGAATTGGATGATGCAAAAGCATTTTCATTACTTCAACCACCACTTTATCTGGCGGCCAAGTTAGGGGTTCACGAGATCATAGAGGATATTGTAGAGGCGCTCCCTCCAGCTATTTGGTCATCTAATGAGGAAAATCACAATGTATTTCAGTTAGCCGTCACACATCGTCGAGAAAAAGTTTTTAACCTTATTTATCAAATGAGTGAATACAGTAATTTGGTGACAAGGTATATAGATTCACAGGGGAACAATATACTTCATTTGGCTGGCAGATTACCATCCACAGACCGTCTTAATCTTGTCTCTGGTGCGGCTTTACAGATGCAACGTGAGCTACAATGGTTTAAG GCCGTAGAAAAACTAGCACATCATGCACTAAAAGCTGCTAAAAACAAAGACGGAAAAAACCCAGCAGTTGTGTTCAGCGAGTCACATGGAGATTTGGTCAAGGAAGGAGAAAAATGGCTGAAAAACACTGCAACTTCATGCACAGTTGTGGCAGCGCTTATTGCCACAGTGGTATTTGCTGCGGCCATAACTGTTCCAGGCGGGAACGACCAAATCGATGGCACACCATTATTTATCAAGCCTGCGCATCATGGAGCACGGGCATTTGCTGTGTTTGGTGTATTTGATGCAGTCTCGCTTTTCTCATCCGTGGCTTCCATCATTATGTTCTTATCAATCCTGACCTCGCGTTATTCTGAAGCCGACTTCTATTTTACACTGCCCAACTTGTTGACAATCGGCCTGACAATGCTTTTTGTGTCAATAACGTCCATGATGATTGCTTTCGGTTCAACTTTGTACCTTGTTTTCGGTCAGGGGAAACCATGGAGACTTGGTTTGATCTTCAGTTTAGCAACGATGCCGGTTAGTTCTTTCATCATTCTACAATATCCCCTCCTACGAGATATGGCATACGCAACATATGGACTCGGTATTTTCAGGCAGAGAAGTTCTCGTCAGTTGCACTAA